Proteins encoded together in one Prochlorococcus marinus str. MIT 9211 window:
- a CDS encoding M16 family metallopeptidase: MQKLRIVLDPRDTAGIMSAKLWIKEGSRADPKNKQGLHYLLGSLLSRGCGPYNRIEIADLIEGCGAALRCDTFEDGILLSLKCTERDQSKLLPLFVWMVTAPHIASDQMSLERELSIQLLQRQKESAFHVAFDCWRRIIYRKSPYEHDPLGTLAGIAAIGEDDLKNLSTKLSIREQVLVISGSFPKKIESDIKSLFSFTSSSLKDSDVNITSEGSKEFKVDNHKQRLILRHQETSQVILILGQKTISHSHQDDLVLRLLSCHLGSGMSSLLFKKFREQYALAYETGVYHPIREYEAPFAIHVATTQEKALHSLRLLKKCWEIQLEQKISEEELFLARAKFKGNVAHNLQTVSQRAERKAQLLSFGMSDNYDNECFKRVDTISAEEIQTTAIRYLSNPLLSLCGPKKTLDILASHWC, encoded by the coding sequence ATGCAAAAGCTAAGAATAGTTCTAGATCCCAGGGATACAGCGGGTATAATGTCGGCAAAATTATGGATTAAAGAAGGTAGTAGAGCAGACCCTAAAAACAAGCAGGGTCTTCATTATCTTTTAGGTTCACTTCTTAGTAGGGGTTGTGGCCCCTACAACCGAATAGAGATTGCTGATCTAATAGAGGGGTGCGGAGCTGCCTTACGTTGCGACACCTTTGAAGATGGTATATTGCTCAGTCTTAAATGTACAGAAAGAGATCAATCAAAGCTATTACCATTATTTGTGTGGATGGTTACAGCGCCACATATAGCATCAGATCAAATGAGTTTAGAACGTGAGCTATCTATACAACTACTACAAAGACAAAAAGAAAGCGCCTTTCATGTAGCCTTTGATTGTTGGAGGAGAATTATTTATCGCAAGTCCCCTTATGAACATGATCCATTAGGAACCCTTGCTGGTATTGCTGCTATTGGGGAGGATGATCTAAAAAACTTATCAACTAAATTGTCTATAAGAGAACAGGTATTAGTAATCTCTGGTAGCTTCCCTAAGAAAATTGAATCAGATATTAAAAGCTTGTTCTCGTTTACTTCCTCTAGCCTGAAAGATAGTGACGTGAATATTACTTCAGAAGGAAGTAAAGAATTTAAGGTTGACAATCATAAGCAAAGGCTGATACTTCGACACCAAGAGACAAGCCAGGTAATATTAATTTTAGGGCAAAAGACTATTAGCCACTCTCATCAAGATGACTTGGTCTTAAGACTACTGAGTTGTCATTTGGGTTCTGGTATGTCCAGTCTACTATTTAAAAAGTTTAGAGAGCAATATGCATTGGCATACGAAACTGGGGTTTACCATCCAATTAGAGAATATGAAGCACCTTTTGCAATTCATGTGGCAACTACTCAAGAGAAGGCATTGCATTCTTTACGTCTCCTCAAAAAATGCTGGGAAATACAATTGGAACAAAAGATATCAGAAGAAGAGTTATTCTTAGCCAGAGCAAAGTTTAAAGGTAATGTTGCCCATAACTTGCAGACAGTTAGTCAAAGAGCCGAAAGGAAAGCCCAGCTGTTAAGTTTTGGTATGAGCGATAACTATGACAATGAATGCTTCAAAAGAGTTGATACAATTTCTGCAGAAGAGATACAAACCACTGCAATAAGATATCTCAGTAATCCATTGTTAAGCTTATGCGGACCAAAGAAAACACTTGACATATTGGCAAGTCATTGGTGTTAG
- a CDS encoding NAD(P)H dehydrogenase assembly family protein, which translates to MNISIGDKVFLRVPLPYLKTTDPMPMLRPADLVGVDELGEVVGVRPLDYFEVRFRRGTFLIASDNLSRRSVSE; encoded by the coding sequence ATGAATATCTCCATTGGCGATAAGGTCTTTTTAAGAGTTCCTTTGCCATACCTTAAAACAACTGACCCTATGCCGATGCTTAGACCGGCCGACTTGGTAGGAGTAGATGAACTTGGAGAAGTTGTTGGCGTAAGACCGCTTGATTATTTTGAAGTAAGGTTTAGGCGAGGTACTTTTTTAATTGCTAGTGATAACCTTTCTCGCCGATCAGTAAGTGAATAA
- a CDS encoding biotin transporter BioY, whose product MKELNTLIATLASLMTIIIATLTPSAILLPRIELPPKVHELPSTWQVPALLICALVTGPKAGLVSAVAYLTIGLFYFPIFHGGGSTGYLLTPDMGYLLGFVPAVWVIGVLSETKGKSSVVYLTLYAIIGLLIIHLIGISNILLGALSSRWTTDFIELIYIYTIATLPSQLLLCPGVAIISKFLRLVLLTK is encoded by the coding sequence GTGAAAGAGCTGAATACATTGATTGCTACATTAGCAAGTCTAATGACAATAATAATTGCTACGTTGACTCCTTCTGCAATATTACTTCCAAGGATAGAGCTTCCTCCAAAGGTTCATGAGCTTCCTAGCACTTGGCAAGTACCGGCCCTACTAATATGCGCATTGGTAACCGGGCCAAAAGCAGGACTAGTCTCAGCAGTTGCATATTTAACTATCGGTCTTTTTTATTTTCCTATATTTCATGGTGGTGGTAGTACTGGGTATTTGCTTACACCTGACATGGGATATCTACTAGGCTTCGTACCAGCAGTATGGGTAATTGGTGTCCTCAGTGAGACAAAGGGTAAAAGCTCGGTTGTTTATTTAACGCTCTATGCCATTATTGGATTACTAATCATCCACTTAATAGGCATCAGCAACATCTTACTAGGTGCATTAAGTTCTAGATGGACTACAGATTTTATAGAACTAATTTATATCTATACTATTGCAACGCTGCCATCACAACTTCTCCTTTGCCCAGGTGTTGCAATTATCTCTAAGTTTCTCAGGCTTGTATTATTAACCAAATGA
- the lspA gene encoding signal peptidase II produces the protein MKRSLNRRKYTIIIVSLIIIFIDQISKYIVLDFMQKSDPIVLIPGFLQLNLIRNYGAAFSLFNNQSTFLAFVSLIVSLLIISYVIIKPTIKRFQGIGLAFLLGGTLGNGLDRWILGYVNDFLELLFIQFPVFNFADISINIGVICIILSNHSKPKFHP, from the coding sequence ATGAAAAGGTCATTAAATAGAAGAAAATATACTATTATTATAGTAAGCCTAATAATTATTTTTATAGATCAGATATCTAAGTATATAGTGCTAGATTTTATGCAAAAGAGTGATCCTATAGTTTTAATTCCGGGGTTTTTACAACTAAATCTCATAAGAAACTATGGAGCAGCATTCAGTCTATTTAACAACCAATCAACATTCCTAGCATTTGTAAGCCTTATAGTCTCTCTATTAATAATTAGTTATGTAATTATTAAACCGACTATTAAAAGATTTCAAGGGATAGGTTTAGCATTCCTTTTAGGAGGAACATTAGGCAATGGCTTAGACAGATGGATACTAGGTTATGTAAATGACTTTCTTGAATTATTATTCATCCAATTTCCAGTTTTCAACTTTGCAGACATCTCAATTAATATAGGAGTAATCTGTATAATCCTTAGCAATCATTCCAAGCCTAAGTTTCATCCCTAA